The genome window GCTGTTCAACGACATTATGGGCCGCGGCACGATCCAGGAAGTCATCATCACAGAGTTTATCGTTCAATAGAACATGGCATGGCTCGCGTTGGTTCATCATCTCCCGTCCAAACTGCGGCTTCGGCGCCCACGGTGCAAGCCGTGCAGGTGTTCACGTTTCGCGGCGTCAAAACCTCGCTCCCCTCGGATCGGGTAAGGAATTTTGCCTTCGGCCAGTCTGCGGCGCTTTCTTCGAGCGAGCTGCACCGGTTCAAATCCCACAACGAATCCATCATTCGGGGTGTTGGCGCGCGTTTGTCGCTCTTCCTGCGCATTGAATTCACCCTGGAACTGCTTTCGCTGGACACGGTGACGCTGCCCAAATTCGTCGATAGCGCGCCGCCGCCGCGCCACATGATTCTTTTCAAGATCGATCCGTCGTTGCGCGGCATTGGCGTGCTGGATGTGCCGCCGCCGCTGGCGCTGTCGGTGGCGGATCGAATGTTGGGCGGCAAAGGATTCTCGGTCAACCCGAACCGCCCCCTTCGCGAAGTCGAGATTGCGCTGGTCAATCAAATGGCGCAGATCGCGCTCAACGAATGGTGCTCGGCCTGGAAGAGCGGGGATCATCTGAAAGCCACTCTCCTGGGCCATGAGAGCAATCCGCGCTTTCTCCAGATCGGCGAGGCCGACGAGAGCTTCTTCATGCTCAAGATGGAGGCGGGCATTGGCGATTGCATTGAGCAGATGCTGATGGTCATGCCGGTGAAGATGGTCGAACCGCTGATTCGCCACCTCTCAATCGAAGTCGATACCGTGAAGAAGGAAACGCGGGAAATCTCGGTGCCGCGATGGAATTCGGGATTCGACGAGATCAAGATTCCGCTGACGGCTGAGTGGCGGGAGCTGGAAATCAAGACGCGTGACCTGCTGAATTTTCAAGTGGGCGACATCGTTCCGCTCGATTCGAGTCAACTGAACCAGGTTCAGGTTTGCCTGGCGGGCATCCCGAAGTACCTCGGCCGGTTGGGGAGTTCGGGAAACAAAGGCGCCGTTGAAGTGACCGGCATTCTGTCCTCCTAGCCCTCTGACAACTTATGAGCACGACCGCCGAAAACATTCCGAGTCTGGAGTTCCTCCTGGATGTGCCCATCAAACTGACGGTCGAGCTGGGCGGTTGCCAGATCTCCATGCGGGATCTGTTGCAGTTGAACGTCGGCTCCGTCGTCCAGTTGGACAAGTCGGCCAACGCGTCCGTGGACCTTTACGTGAACCAAAAACTGGTGGCTCGCGGAGAAGTCGTCGTGGTGGAAGACAATTTTGGGATTAAGATTACCGAGATCATGTCCAAAACCGCGGGAACATGAAAGCCCATTGTCGGTGTTTCGGTCTGAGCGCGTGGCTGATCTTATCCCTGACCGTTGCTGCTCCCGCCGCGGTTGTTGACACAAATGCCCCATCCCAATTCTCGTCCGGTTCGGGGGATTTT of Verrucomicrobiota bacterium contains these proteins:
- the fliN gene encoding flagellar motor switch protein FliN; this translates as MSTTAENIPSLEFLLDVPIKLTVELGGCQISMRDLLQLNVGSVVQLDKSANASVDLYVNQKLVARGEVVVVEDNFGIKITEIMSKTAGT